One genomic window of Citrobacter sp. Marseille-Q6884 includes the following:
- a CDS encoding GNAT family N-acetyltransferase yields MDILEGHNKFYVNDAQGNQVAEIVFVPTGEHLSIIEHTDVDPSLKGQGVGKQLVAKVVEKMRRENRKVIPLCPFAKHEFDKTREYDDIRA; encoded by the coding sequence ATGGACATTCTTGAAGGCCACAACAAATTTTACGTGAATGATGCCCAGGGCAATCAGGTTGCTGAGATTGTCTTCGTGCCGACGGGTGAGCACCTGAGCATTATTGAACACACAGATGTTGATCCCAGCCTGAAAGGTCAGGGGGTAGGGAAGCAACTGGTGGCGAAGGTCGTAGAAAAAATGCGCCGCGAAAACCGTAAAGTGATCCCACTGTGCCCGTTTGCCAAACATGAGTTCGACAAAACCCGCGAGTACGACGACATTCGTGCCTGA
- the yjdI gene encoding 4Fe-4S mono-cluster protein YjdI, whose amino-acid sequence MDKALLESGYRAYTGEKIDVYFNTGICQHSGKCVRGSAKLFNLKRKPWIIPDEVDVATVIRVIDTCPSGALKYRQK is encoded by the coding sequence ATGGATAAAGCGTTACTGGAGTCTGGCTACCGGGCCTATACCGGCGAAAAGATCGATGTCTACTTCAACACGGGAATATGCCAGCATTCGGGGAAATGCGTGCGGGGAAGCGCGAAGCTGTTCAACCTGAAACGTAAACCGTGGATCATCCCCGATGAAGTCGATGTTGCGACGGTCATCAGGGTCATCGATACCTGTCCAAGCGGTGCGCTGAAATATCGCCAGAAATGA
- the pgaB gene encoding poly-beta-1,6-N-acetyl-D-glucosamine N-deacetylase PgaB, with amino-acid sequence MLKRCLWVSALIAGWMMITACSSAHNTTPRYVPPSERAPLAADHPWPKNSFLVLGYHDVEDGAADQRYLSVRTSALSDQMGWLRDNGYNPISVQQILDAHDGKIVLPEKAVLLTFDDGYSSFYTRVWPLLKAYNWPALWAPVGSWVDAPANKKVDFGGLMTARDKFATWKMVEEMGKSPLVEVGAHTWASHFGGEANPQGSKEPAVANRLYDSKTGTYETDEQYTRRINTDISLITNKIKSVTGKSPRAWVWPYGAANGTTLSLAKEQGYKMAFTLNEGLANAAFLDDIPRVLISDNPSLKRFASQVAQVREPQTMRVMHVDLDYVYDKDPAQQKRNIDKLIQRVYDMRISHVFLQAYADPEGDGNIRELYFPNRWLPMRADLFNYISWQLQTRAGVTVYAWMPVLAFDLDASIPRVTAWNPKTGRTAIDHEQYVRLSPWSSEARQRITEIYEDLAKHASFKGILFHDDAFLTDFEDASPEALAAYRAAGLPGSIEQIRNDPQAFERWTRLKSKMLIDFTKQLTRSVRDIRGPQVQTARNIYAMPVLEPESEAWFAQNLNDFLNTYDWTAPMAMPYMEKIPANDANAWLDRLVNAVAQTPGALDKTVFELQARDWRKSGEQAEISGKQIAEWMRQLKLSGAGNYGYYPDDFISDKPEMSEIRSTFSSYWYPQK; translated from the coding sequence ATGTTGAAAAGATGTCTATGGGTTAGCGCGTTAATCGCTGGCTGGATGATGATTACCGCGTGCAGCAGCGCGCACAATACCACACCTCGCTATGTGCCACCGTCAGAGCGCGCACCGCTTGCGGCCGATCATCCATGGCCGAAAAATAGCTTCCTGGTGCTGGGCTATCACGACGTTGAAGATGGCGCGGCCGATCAGCGCTATCTCTCGGTGCGAACCAGTGCGCTGAGCGATCAAATGGGCTGGCTGCGGGATAATGGCTATAACCCGATCAGCGTGCAGCAAATTCTTGATGCGCATGACGGTAAAATCGTGCTGCCGGAAAAAGCGGTACTGCTCACCTTTGATGACGGCTATAGCAGTTTTTATACCCGCGTCTGGCCGCTGCTGAAAGCGTACAACTGGCCGGCACTCTGGGCGCCGGTCGGGAGCTGGGTGGATGCGCCTGCCAATAAGAAAGTTGATTTTGGCGGCTTGATGACGGCGCGAGATAAATTCGCGACCTGGAAAATGGTCGAGGAGATGGGGAAATCGCCGCTGGTTGAAGTGGGCGCTCACACCTGGGCATCGCACTTCGGTGGCGAGGCGAACCCGCAGGGAAGTAAAGAACCTGCGGTGGCGAACCGTCTGTACGATAGCAAAACGGGAACTTACGAAACCGACGAGCAGTATACTCGCCGTATTAACACCGATATCTCTTTGATCACCAACAAAATAAAGTCTGTGACAGGGAAATCGCCGCGCGCATGGGTCTGGCCATACGGTGCAGCGAATGGCACGACCTTAAGTCTGGCAAAAGAGCAGGGTTATAAAATGGCGTTTACCCTCAACGAGGGTCTGGCGAATGCGGCATTCCTGGATGATATCCCGCGTGTGCTGATCTCTGATAACCCCTCTCTGAAGCGTTTTGCCAGCCAGGTTGCTCAGGTGCGTGAACCTCAGACGATGCGCGTGATGCATGTCGATCTGGATTATGTGTATGACAAAGACCCTGCTCAGCAGAAGCGAAACATCGATAAGCTGATCCAGCGTGTCTATGACATGCGTATCTCTCATGTCTTCCTGCAGGCGTACGCCGATCCAGAAGGTGACGGGAACATCCGCGAGCTTTATTTCCCTAACCGCTGGCTGCCGATGCGTGCCGATCTCTTTAACTATATCTCCTGGCAGTTACAAACGCGGGCCGGGGTTACTGTCTATGCCTGGATGCCGGTGTTGGCTTTCGATCTCGACGCCTCTATTCCTCGCGTCACGGCATGGAACCCGAAAACGGGTCGCACCGCGATTGATCATGAACAGTACGTTCGTCTTTCTCCGTGGAGCAGCGAAGCGCGTCAGCGCATCACCGAAATCTATGAAGACCTGGCGAAGCATGCCAGCTTCAAAGGCATTTTGTTTCATGATGATGCTTTCCTGACGGACTTTGAAGATGCTTCACCAGAGGCCTTAGCGGCATACCGCGCCGCCGGTTTACCGGGCAGCATTGAGCAAATTCGTAATGACCCTCAGGCGTTCGAACGCTGGACTCGCCTGAAAAGTAAGATGTTGATCGACTTCACGAAGCAACTGACCCGCTCGGTACGTGATATTCGTGGTCCACAGGTACAAACCGCCCGTAATATCTACGCCATGCCGGTGCTGGAGCCTGAAAGTGAAGCCTGGTTTGCACAGAACCTGAATGATTTTCTGAATACCTATGACTGGACTGCTCCGATGGCGATGCCCTATATGGAGAAGATCCCAGCCAATGATGCTAACGCCTGGCTGGACAGACTGGTGAATGCCGTTGCACAGACCCCCGGCGCGCTGGATAAGACCGTGTTTGAACTGCAAGCACGCGACTGGCGTAAGTCCGGGGAACAAGCCGAAATCAGTGGTAAACAAATCGCCGAGTGGATGCGCCAGCTTAAATTAAGCGGTGCAGGTAACTATGGCTATTACCCGGATGATTTCATCAGCGACAAACCCGAGATGTCAGAGATTCGCTCGACGTTCTCATCATACTGGTACCCGCAAAAATGA
- the pgaD gene encoding poly-beta-1,6-N-acetyl-D-glucosamine biosynthesis protein PgaD, which translates to MSQPLIFTERRLLPRVIDVLLTLLAWVGFLYLIYKGLITALAHSPYMGVRPFFTTLDTVTFYILIALINGLVLIGWAKYNQYRFRVERRSRRPGLKDHELAESLRITPELVMELNKARVLTVHHHESGEISHIDVDRHIADNRLPPPTPAMLEYLSPNPEPALQTMPE; encoded by the coding sequence ATGAGCCAGCCACTTATCTTTACCGAACGACGCCTGCTGCCCCGCGTGATCGACGTACTGTTGACGCTGTTGGCCTGGGTTGGGTTTCTGTATCTGATCTATAAAGGTCTCATCACGGCTCTGGCTCATTCACCTTATATGGGTGTACGCCCCTTTTTCACCACCCTGGATACCGTGACGTTCTACATCCTTATCGCCTTGATAAACGGTCTGGTGTTGATTGGTTGGGCGAAATATAACCAGTATCGTTTTCGGGTAGAACGCCGCAGCCGCCGTCCTGGGCTTAAAGATCATGAACTGGCAGAGAGCTTGCGTATTACCCCGGAACTGGTGATGGAGCTGAACAAAGCGAGGGTACTGACGGTTCACCACCATGAAAGTGGTGAAATCAGTCATATCGATGTGGACAGGCACATTGCCGATAACCGCCTGCCACCGCCGACGCCTGCGATGCTTGAGTATTTATCTCCAAATCCAGAGCCGGCGTTGCAGACAATGCCTGAGTGA
- the pgaC gene encoding poly-beta-1,6-N-acetyl-D-glucosamine synthase: protein MTDRIIAFLILCLMFSLPFGVAVVFTGEVMLNFVFFWPLFMSALWISGGVYFWFYRERHWKWGDDTPPPTLEGNPLVSILIPCFNEGLNARETIGAALAQRYKNIEVIAINDGSTDNTHDVLEQLAIENPSLRVIHLAENQGKALALKTGAAAARSDYLVCIDGDALLDRDAVAYIVAPLIQFPRVGAVTGNPRIRTRSTLIGRVQVGEFSSIIGLIKRTQRVYGQIFTVSGVVAAFRRRALAEVGYWSPDMITEDIDISWKLQLRHWSVFFEPRALCWILMPETLKGLWKQRLRWAQGGAEVFIVNMRRLWSWEFRRMWPLFLEFCFSTAWSFAYAVSIVLFLCGLLFPMPEALYVQNLFPPAFTGLILGVVCLLQFAVSLMIERRYEKGIGASLFWIIWFPVVYWMLSLFTTLVAFPKVMLKRKRGRARWVSPDRGIGRIEP, encoded by the coding sequence ATGACCGATCGCATTATTGCTTTCCTGATACTTTGCCTGATGTTCAGCCTGCCGTTTGGCGTGGCTGTCGTCTTTACAGGTGAAGTGATGCTGAACTTCGTCTTCTTCTGGCCCTTGTTTATGTCTGCCTTATGGATAAGCGGTGGGGTCTATTTCTGGTTCTACCGTGAGCGCCACTGGAAATGGGGAGATGACACGCCGCCTCCGACACTGGAGGGAAATCCGCTGGTGTCGATTTTGATCCCGTGCTTTAACGAAGGGCTTAATGCGCGTGAAACAATCGGCGCAGCGCTGGCGCAGCGTTATAAAAATATTGAAGTGATTGCCATCAATGATGGCTCTACCGATAACACCCATGACGTTCTGGAACAGCTGGCGATAGAGAACCCCAGTCTGCGCGTGATCCATTTAGCTGAGAACCAGGGCAAAGCCCTGGCGCTCAAGACCGGTGCGGCAGCGGCTCGCAGTGACTACCTCGTCTGCATTGATGGTGACGCGTTACTGGATCGTGATGCTGTTGCCTATATTGTGGCGCCGCTGATCCAGTTCCCGCGTGTTGGCGCCGTCACCGGGAATCCGCGCATTCGCACCCGTTCCACACTTATTGGCCGCGTACAGGTTGGGGAGTTCTCCTCAATTATCGGTCTGATTAAGCGGACCCAGCGCGTCTATGGGCAGATCTTTACCGTTTCCGGTGTGGTGGCGGCGTTTCGTCGTCGCGCGCTGGCTGAGGTCGGTTACTGGAGCCCGGACATGATCACCGAAGATATCGATATCAGTTGGAAGCTGCAATTGCGCCACTGGTCGGTATTCTTTGAGCCACGGGCACTGTGCTGGATCCTGATGCCGGAAACGTTAAAGGGATTGTGGAAACAGCGTCTGCGCTGGGCACAAGGTGGCGCAGAAGTGTTTATTGTCAATATGCGCCGCCTGTGGTCGTGGGAGTTCCGTCGCATGTGGCCGCTGTTCCTTGAGTTCTGTTTTTCTACCGCCTGGTCGTTCGCTTATGCGGTCAGTATTGTGCTGTTTCTTTGTGGGCTGCTTTTCCCCATGCCAGAGGCGCTGTATGTGCAAAACCTGTTCCCGCCAGCCTTTACCGGCTTAATACTCGGCGTGGTTTGCCTGTTGCAGTTTGCGGTGAGCCTGATGATTGAACGACGCTATGAAAAAGGCATTGGCGCCTCGTTGTTCTGGATTATTTGGTTCCCGGTGGTCTACTGGATGTTGAGCCTGTTTACCACGCTGGTGGCTTTCCCCAAAGTGATGCTCAAACGCAAACGTGGGCGAGCGCGCTGGGTCAGCCCTGACCGCGGAATTGGGAGGATAGAACCATGA